The DNA segment AGCCTTGATCGCCTTGAAGTAGTGCATCATCGAGGAATACACGCCGGCCTGCACCATCGTCGGCATTTTCTTGTGGCGCAGGAAGAAGCGCTTGGACCAGGTCCGTGTTTCCTCGTTCAGATCCCAGTAGAAGCCCTCGGTCAGGTACAGGCCCTGGCTGATGTCCAGTCCGAGGCCGTGCACATCGGTGACGAACATCAGCAGGGAGGCAAGCTTCTGCTTCTTGTTGATGCCGAACTCGCGTGCCTGCTTGATGGCGTTGGTCAGGTCGGTGCCGGCATTGGCCAGGCCGATTGCCTTGGCGCCGGAACTTTGCGCGGACACCAGGAAAGAAGAGAAATCCGATGCTGCCAGCGGGTGCCGGACCGAACCCAGCACCTTGCCGCCGCCGGCCTTGACCACTGCGGCGGTATCGCCTTCCAGTGCCTGGCCAAAAGCATAGTCCGCCGTGATGAAATACCAGGTGTCGTTGCCATCCTTGACCATTGCCTTGCCGGTGCCGTTGGCCATGGCGAAGGTGTCATAAACCCAGTGCACGCCGGTGGGCGAGCAATTCTTGTTGGTGAGCGCAGCGGTGGCGGCGCCGGAGTTCATCGTGATGCGGTTCTTGTCCTTGGCCACCTGCTGCACTGCCAGGCCGACCGAAGAAGTGACCAGGTCGGCGATCATGTCGACCTTGTCGTTGTCGAACCATTCGCGCGCCTTGCTGGCCGCCACGTCGGGCTTGTTCAAATGGTCGATCGACACCATCTCGACCGGCTTGCCCAGCAGTGTGCCGCCGATATCCTCGATTGCCATCCTGGCCGCCAGCACGCTGCCCTGCCCTGCCAGTGCGGAATACGGGCCTGACATGTCGGTCATCACGCCGACCTTGACCACGCCGTCGGAAATCTTGTCCGAGGCATGGGTTGCCGGCAAGGCCAGCGCAGCCAGCGCCGCGCACACGACTGCCGTGATTTTATTGATTTTCATGCTGTGTCTCCTTGTTGTAATAATGAAAGGTACTGCCGTTATTTTTTCAGTGCTTTCGCCTGGTCGCGCAAAAGGTATTTCTGTACCTTGCCGGTGGATGTTTTCGGCAGCGCGCCAAACACCACGGCCTTGGGTGCCTTGAAATGCGCGAGGTGCTCGCGGCAAAAGGCGACCAGCTCTGCCTCGCTGGCTTCCACCCCGGGCCGCAAGGTGATGAAGGCGCATGGCGTTTCACCCCACTTCTCGTCCGGGCGCGCCACGACAGCGGCCTCCAGCACGGCCGGGTGCCGGTACAGCACATCCTCGACTTCAATGGTGGAAATGTTCTCGCCGCCGGAAATCACGATATCCTTGGAACGATCCTTGATCTGCAGGTAGCCATTGGGATGCAGCACGCCCAGGTCGCCGGTATGGAACCAGCCGCCGGCAAACGCCTCGGCGGTGGCATCGGCATTCTTCAGATAGCCCTTCATCACGGCATTGCCGCGCATGAACACTTCGCCGATGGTCTGGCCATCCGCCGGACATGGCTGCAGGGTTTCGGGGTCGGCCACCATCAGGTCTTCCTGGATGTGGTAGCACACGCCTTGCTGCGCCTTGATCTGTGCCCGTTCAGCGGCTGGCCGCGCATCCCATTCGCGGTTCCAGGCGCAGCTGACGGTCGGACCATACACTTCCGTCAGGCCGTACACCTGGGTCACGTTCATGCCCAGCGACTCCAGCCCTTGGATCACGGTAGCGGGCGGCGCGGCGCCGCCGGTGGTGCATTCGACGACACGGCCGGCAACGCGGAATTTCACTTCTTCCGGCGCATTGATCAGGGCATTGAGCACGATCGGCGCGCCGGAGAAATGGGTAACGCCGTGTTCGCGGATCGCCGAAAAAATCGCTTTGGCGTCGACGCGGCGCAGACAGACATGCGTGCCGGCGACAGCCGCAATCGTCCACGGAAAACACCAGCCGTTACAGTGAAACATCGGCAATGTCCAGAGGTAGACCGGGTGCGCCGCCATGTTCCAGGCCAGCACGTTGCCAAGCGCATTCAGGTACGCACCGCGATGGTGGTACACCACCCCCTTGGGGTTTCCGGTGGTGCCCGAGGTATAACTCAGGCTGATGGCCTGCCATT comes from the Janthinobacterium sp. 17J80-10 genome and includes:
- a CDS encoding ABC transporter substrate-binding protein, yielding MKINKITAVVCAALAALALPATHASDKISDGVVKVGVMTDMSGPYSALAGQGSVLAARMAIEDIGGTLLGKPVEMVSIDHLNKPDVAASKAREWFDNDKVDMIADLVTSSVGLAVQQVAKDKNRITMNSGAATAALTNKNCSPTGVHWVYDTFAMANGTGKAMVKDGNDTWYFITADYAFGQALEGDTAAVVKAGGGKVLGSVRHPLAASDFSSFLVSAQSSGAKAIGLANAGTDLTNAIKQAREFGINKKQKLASLLMFVTDVHGLGLDISQGLYLTEGFYWDLNEETRTWSKRFFLRHKKMPTMVQAGVYSSMMHYFKAIKAAGTDEAQAVMAKMRELPVNDFFAKNGKLRADGRMVHDMYLMQVKAPAESKYPWDYYHVRRVIPANEAFTPLEKSECPLVKK
- a CDS encoding acyl-CoA synthetase yields the protein MQREEINPYQLGLERNPANHVALSPLSFLRRAARVYPQYPSVIDGARRFTWSDTWTRCCRLASALQQLGVGLGDTVAIMAPNVTAMMEAHFGVPMTGAVLNTLNVRLDAETLAFMLRHGEARVLITDREFSGVIAKALALLEHKPVVIDIDDPEYQGGELLGIMDYEALLATGDPAFAWELPADEWQAISLSYTSGTTGNPKGVVYHHRGAYLNALGNVLAWNMAAHPVYLWTLPMFHCNGWCFPWTIAAVAGTHVCLRRVDAKAIFSAIREHGVTHFSGAPIVLNALINAPEEVKFRVAGRVVECTTGGAAPPATVIQGLESLGMNVTQVYGLTEVYGPTVSCAWNREWDARPAAERAQIKAQQGVCYHIQEDLMVADPETLQPCPADGQTIGEVFMRGNAVMKGYLKNADATAEAFAGGWFHTGDLGVLHPNGYLQIKDRSKDIVISGGENISTIEVEDVLYRHPAVLEAAVVARPDEKWGETPCAFITLRPGVEASEAELVAFCREHLAHFKAPKAVVFGALPKTSTGKVQKYLLRDQAKALKK